A window of the Egibacter rhizosphaerae genome harbors these coding sequences:
- a CDS encoding DUF433 domain-containing protein, with translation MPPVPCDSSAVPAQQRVGGDQPALPAGARERGRDRAHQAAVALGELRPAELAAQDRHLVTEDDDLEVLRATGAGRECDGGACSQAADGSAPCIRGLRVPVASVVATVADGMTADELVAAYPDLEREDVADALHYAADALRERARRRSLTSSRARATSGAAGRRCTRCGRQPGPRGR, from the coding sequence ATGCCCCCCGTGCCGTGCGATTCGTCGGCGGTGCCAGCGCAGCAGCGTGTCGGGGGTGACCAGCCAGCCCTGCCGGCGGGGGCGCGGGAGCGCGGTCGCGATCGCGCCCATCAGGCCGCGGTCGCGCTCGGTGAGCTCCGGCCTGCCGAGCTGGCGGCGCAGGACCGCCACCTGGTGACGGAGGACGATGATCTCGAGGTCCTTCGCGCGACCGGAGCGGGTCGCGAGTGTGATGGCGGTGCGTGCTCGCAAGCAGCAGACGGGTCGGCACCGTGCATCCGCGGGCTGCGCGTTCCCGTGGCGAGCGTGGTCGCCACGGTCGCTGACGGTATGACCGCCGACGAGCTCGTCGCCGCCTACCCCGACCTGGAACGCGAGGACGTCGCTGATGCGCTGCACTACGCCGCCGACGCGTTACGCGAACGCGCGCGGAGGCGTTCGCTGACATCGAGTCGTGCGAGAGCGACGAGCGGGGCCGCTGGTCGGCGCTGTACGAGGTGTGGGCGCCAGCCAGGACCGCGAGGCCGCTGA
- a CDS encoding type II toxin-antitoxin system VapC family toxin, whose product MTLYVDTSALLKLYVEEAESVACEALLDAEPDVVTARHTAVEARRALTVLLDGGELAAAREQFAQDWTQLRVVEVDAALCETAAAIAERTWVRTLDALHIAAAAGAQTPVVSYDGRLAKAAEAESLEVIAPGIQQG is encoded by the coding sequence GTGACGCTGTACGTGGACACCAGCGCGCTGCTCAAGCTGTACGTCGAGGAAGCCGAGAGCGTGGCGTGCGAGGCCCTGCTCGACGCCGAGCCCGATGTCGTGACCGCGCGACACACCGCGGTTGAGGCCCGGCGAGCCCTCACGGTGCTCCTGGACGGTGGTGAGCTGGCCGCAGCGCGGGAGCAGTTCGCGCAGGACTGGACGCAGTTGCGAGTAGTCGAGGTCGACGCGGCTCTGTGTGAGACCGCCGCCGCGATCGCCGAGCGAACCTGGGTCCGTACGTTGGATGCGCTGCACATTGCCGCGGCCGCGGGTGCGCAGACGCCGGTGGTGAGCTACGACGGACGACTCGCCAAGGCCGCGGAAGCCGAGAGCCTTGAGGTCATCGCCCCGGGAATCCAGCAAGGGTAA
- a CDS encoding type II toxin-antitoxin system Phd/YefM family antitoxin → MSTTIDAQELRAHLSDYLERAAHGEEILVLQVDAGGRKLPVRLMAVRPEHGSSSPPRRRFRSDRSVAEVLAEDRGA, encoded by the coding sequence ATGAGCACGACGATCGATGCCCAAGAGTTGCGCGCGCACTTGTCCGACTATCTCGAGCGGGCGGCGCACGGGGAGGAGATCCTCGTGCTCCAGGTCGATGCCGGTGGCCGGAAGCTGCCGGTCCGCTTGATGGCCGTTCGGCCGGAGCATGGGTCCTCCTCACCGCCGCGGCGGCGTTTCCGCAGCGACCGCAGCGTGGCCGAAGTCCTGGCCGAGGATCGTGGCGCGTGA
- a CDS encoding type IV toxin-antitoxin system AbiEi family antitoxin domain-containing protein produces MPGATWRQLYDIALDHHGFVTTTAARAVGVDGAYLRQMTQRGTLEQVAYGLYRVPEVPVTEQTPYMEAVLWTGPDAALSHDAVLALHGLASANPSVIRVVTPRRVRRRQRPPVPLRVIKRTIPADQLTHYFAIPSTTVARALMDCRDLIMRSRLVEGAEQARGEGLLRDAELDAVFDALGLHEPAHHDG; encoded by the coding sequence ATGCCCGGTGCGACATGGCGGCAGCTGTACGACATCGCTCTGGACCACCACGGCTTCGTGACCACGACCGCCGCGAGGGCGGTGGGCGTGGATGGCGCCTACCTGCGGCAGATGACGCAGCGCGGGACACTCGAGCAGGTCGCCTACGGCCTGTACCGAGTTCCGGAGGTGCCGGTCACCGAGCAGACACCGTACATGGAGGCGGTGCTGTGGACCGGGCCTGACGCGGCCTTGTCGCACGACGCCGTCCTGGCCCTGCACGGCCTGGCGTCCGCCAACCCATCGGTCATCCGGGTCGTGACGCCGCGGCGCGTCCGGAGGCGCCAACGCCCACCAGTCCCGCTGCGGGTCATCAAGCGGACGATTCCGGCGGACCAGCTCACTCACTACTTTGCGATCCCCTCGACCACGGTCGCCCGCGCGCTGATGGACTGCCGTGATCTGATCATGCGCTCACGGCTGGTCGAGGGCGCAGAGCAGGCGCGAGGCGAGGGCTTGCTCCGCGACGCTGAGCTCGACGCCGTCTTCGATGCACTGGGCCTCCACGAACCGGCGCACCACGATGGCTGA
- a CDS encoding nucleotidyl transferase AbiEii/AbiGii toxin family protein, translating into MADGPPHNLRSLQDRLRNHTRETQLPFGRVQRLLGVLVVGEMLRGQDLDLGVVKGGSNLEARLGIAATRASSDLDIVRVQSIERLRDSMAEALEAGWHGFSGRIVDRGPIGAPVPDAYQPHRLEVKLEYRGQRGAGTITLEVAVEEIDALEHVDAVTSEDGQAIFDAVGLPLPGPLPALAQHQQIAQKLHACTAPDEGGWVNDRAHDLVDLQLAHRSYDGTLAEIRATCERLFAARRRHPWPPKVTVRDGWSQRYAEESAGLDVCADVEDAVAWANDLVARIARA; encoded by the coding sequence ATGGCTGACGGCCCGCCCCACAACCTGCGATCCCTGCAGGACCGCCTGCGCAACCACACCCGGGAGACCCAGCTGCCGTTCGGACGCGTGCAGCGGTTGCTGGGCGTCCTGGTGGTCGGTGAGATGCTGCGCGGCCAGGACCTCGACCTCGGGGTGGTCAAGGGCGGCTCGAACCTGGAGGCGCGGCTGGGCATCGCGGCCACCCGCGCCTCCAGCGACCTCGACATCGTGCGGGTCCAATCGATCGAACGGCTCCGCGACTCGATGGCTGAGGCCCTCGAGGCCGGTTGGCACGGGTTCAGCGGCCGCATCGTCGACCGCGGCCCGATCGGCGCGCCCGTGCCCGACGCCTACCAGCCGCACCGCTTGGAGGTGAAGCTTGAGTACCGAGGCCAGCGGGGAGCCGGGACGATCACGCTCGAAGTCGCCGTCGAGGAGATCGACGCGCTCGAACACGTCGACGCCGTGACTAGCGAGGACGGCCAGGCCATCTTCGACGCCGTCGGACTGCCCCTGCCGGGACCTCTCCCCGCGCTGGCACAGCACCAGCAGATCGCCCAGAAACTGCACGCTTGCACCGCCCCCGACGAGGGCGGATGGGTCAACGACCGCGCCCACGACCTCGTGGATCTGCAGCTCGCGCACCGCAGCTACGACGGCACGCTCGCGGAGATCCGAGCGACCTGCGAGCGGCTGTTCGCCGCGCGCCGGCGCCACCCCTGGCCCCCGAAGGTGACCGTCCGCGACGGCTGGTCACAGCGCTACGCTGAGGAGTCCGCCGGCCTGGACGTCTGCGCCGACGTTGAAGACGCCGTTGCCTGGGCCAACGACCTTGTCGCACGCATCGCCCGGGCATAA
- a CDS encoding integrase core domain-containing protein, which translates to MHDPTDIAAELDPGEMIGCEGLSGSGLAVDGWVGMSTRFGPTVMGRVPPVEQESVMSWVLYRLAFGLLTLATRSGRAKDLEIIVLRHQMAVLRRQIGRPELTERDRGLMGAIAAALPRPRRQGWLVTPDTLLRWQRRRIARHGTHPRRRPGRPSIAAQARSLAVRMARENPTWGYRRIHGELSRLGHTVGASTVWKILNDAGIDPAPTRTSTTWSQLLRSQAAVACDFATVDTVLMRRFYVLFFIDTASREVIFGGITANPTSAWTVQAARNLFLTHGDRLASAKALVRDRGSQFTTSFDAVFRSAGMKVLATPVRTPVANSFAERWIQSLRRELLDRTLVWNQRQLQRLVSDYIDHYNGHRPHRSLQQRPPNPPEPSETSSPAPAAPRVSERHHAPALRRPHQRVQEHGMKPTTGFLAPTRLGYARAMRATRSLAQATASSTSAQTSRPADSSA; encoded by the coding sequence GTGCACGACCCCACCGACATCGCCGCCGAGCTCGACCCCGGGGAGATGATCGGTTGCGAGGGACTCAGCGGGTCAGGGCTCGCTGTCGATGGGTGGGTGGGAATGTCAACTCGATTTGGCCCCACTGTGATGGGGCGGGTTCCACCTGTCGAACAAGAGAGCGTGATGTCCTGGGTCCTCTACCGGCTCGCCTTCGGCCTGCTCACACTTGCGACCCGATCCGGTCGCGCGAAGGATCTCGAGATCATCGTCCTCCGTCACCAAATGGCGGTCCTGCGCCGCCAGATCGGCAGGCCAGAGCTCACCGAGCGCGACCGCGGCCTGATGGGCGCGATCGCGGCCGCGCTCCCGCGCCCCCGCCGGCAGGGCTGGCTGGTCACCCCCGACACGCTGCTGCGCTGGCAGCGCCGACGGATCGCACGGCACGGGACGCATCCGCGTCGTCGGCCGGGCCGTCCCAGCATCGCGGCCCAGGCCCGCAGCCTCGCGGTGCGCATGGCGCGTGAGAACCCGACTTGGGGCTATCGCCGCATCCACGGCGAGCTCAGCCGGCTCGGCCACACCGTCGGTGCGTCGACCGTGTGGAAGATCCTCAACGACGCCGGCATCGATCCCGCCCCGACACGGACGTCGACGACGTGGTCGCAGTTGCTTCGCTCCCAAGCAGCCGTGGCCTGCGACTTCGCCACCGTCGACACGGTGCTGATGCGCCGCTTCTACGTGCTGTTCTTCATCGACACGGCCAGCCGCGAGGTCATCTTCGGAGGCATCACGGCCAACCCCACCTCCGCCTGGACTGTGCAGGCAGCCCGCAACCTCTTCCTCACCCACGGCGACAGGCTCGCCAGCGCCAAAGCGCTGGTCCGCGACCGCGGAAGCCAGTTCACCACATCCTTCGACGCCGTATTCCGCAGCGCGGGTATGAAGGTCCTCGCCACTCCGGTGCGCACGCCGGTGGCCAACAGCTTCGCCGAGCGCTGGATCCAGAGCCTGCGCCGCGAGCTCCTCGACCGCACGCTCGTCTGGAACCAGCGCCAGCTTCAGAGGCTGGTCTCCGACTACATCGACCACTACAACGGCCACCGACCCCACCGGTCACTGCAGCAGCGCCCGCCGAATCCACCAGAACCGTCCGAGACATCATCTCCCGCGCCCGCGGCCCCGCGCGTCAGCGAACGTCATCATGCTCCCGCGCTGCGACGGCCTCATCAACGAGTACAAGAACACGGCATGAAGCCCACGACCGGGTTTCTGGCACCCACACGTCTCGGTTATGCCCGGGCGATGCGTGCGACAAGGTCGTTGGCCCAGGCAACGGCGTCTTCAACGTCGGCGCAGACGTCCAGGCCGGCGGACTCCTCAGCGTAG
- a CDS encoding helix-turn-helix domain-containing protein, translating into MSATLSGPVEEPLREDQTEHAQQALAGLEDLLARIGDRDLVELHSSEDPAESLQVPAPALRLFRDVLAQLSAGHAVQILPIHAELTTQQAAELLNVSRPHVVKLVEDGTLPARRVGTHRRIRVQDVMDYRRRDDQRRRGVLDDLAEEAEELGLE; encoded by the coding sequence ATGTCAGCGACGTTGAGCGGCCCCGTGGAGGAACCCCTCCGCGAGGACCAGACCGAGCACGCGCAGCAAGCGCTGGCAGGTCTGGAAGACCTGCTCGCGCGGATCGGGGATCGAGACCTGGTCGAGCTGCACTCCAGCGAAGACCCGGCCGAAAGCTTGCAGGTGCCCGCGCCAGCTTTGCGGTTGTTCCGCGATGTGCTCGCGCAGCTCTCCGCCGGGCATGCCGTGCAGATCCTGCCGATCCACGCCGAACTCACGACTCAGCAAGCCGCCGAGCTGCTCAACGTCTCGCGGCCCCACGTCGTCAAGCTCGTCGAGGACGGGACGTTGCCCGCGCGCCGCGTGGGCACTCATCGGCGCATCAGAGTGCAGGATGTGATGGACTACCGGCGGCGGGACGACCAACGCCGACGGGGCGTGCTGGACGACCTCGCCGAGGAAGCCGAGGAGCTGGGGCTGGAGTAG
- a CDS encoding type II toxin-antitoxin system Phd/YefM family antitoxin — translation MISVSVSEFKARLSRYLREVRRGGEVQVLDRGRPVARLTAMPGGEAPDSDAHREHLIRSGTLRAGTGEPWSAVAAPPIQTSAEVSDALAEDRADRL, via the coding sequence ATGATCTCCGTGTCGGTGTCTGAGTTCAAGGCACGCCTGTCGCGCTACCTCCGCGAGGTCCGCCGCGGCGGTGAGGTGCAGGTGCTCGATCGGGGTCGCCCGGTGGCGCGCCTCACCGCAATGCCCGGAGGCGAGGCGCCCGACTCGGACGCGCACCGCGAGCACCTCATCCGCAGCGGGACCCTCCGCGCAGGGACGGGCGAGCCGTGGTCAGCGGTGGCAGCGCCGCCGATCCAGACGAGCGCGGAGGTCTCTGACGCACTGGCCGAGGATCGCGCCGACCGCTTGTGA
- a CDS encoding ATP-binding protein — translation MVIEGPKACGKTETARRVAASEVRLDIDDSARQAAEIDPSLVIDGQTPRLLDEWQEYPRLWNHVRRAVDDRPSPGQFILTGSATPADSGDRHTGAGRFSFLRMRPMSLYESGDSTGDVSLAALMRGEMPRAAEAECGIAQIAERIVVGGWPATLDLDVGRAARANHDYLEQVSRVDVRHVAGPRRDPQRVQRLLAALARNVATEAPDARLADDAGDGNQPLNRHTVRDYLDALERLMLVEDQPAWAPHLRSRRRVRRSAKRHFVDPSLAAAALRAEPARLLEDLGLLGRLFESLVVRDLRVLSQAIDGGVRHYRDDAGIEVDAIIELADGRWAAFEVKLGQGQIEQGATTLRRFCESVDTDRSGSPAGLTVICPGGYAYQRVDGVNVVPLTALGP, via the coding sequence GTGGTCATCGAGGGACCCAAGGCGTGTGGGAAGACCGAGACCGCCCGTAGGGTCGCCGCCAGCGAGGTCCGACTCGACATCGACGATTCCGCCCGCCAGGCAGCCGAGATCGACCCGAGCTTGGTGATCGACGGTCAAACGCCGCGCCTGCTCGACGAGTGGCAGGAGTATCCACGCCTGTGGAACCACGTTCGGCGAGCGGTCGACGACCGTCCTTCTCCGGGCCAGTTCATCCTGACCGGCTCGGCGACGCCCGCAGACTCCGGCGACCGACACACCGGCGCAGGCCGGTTCTCGTTCCTGCGCATGCGGCCCATGAGTCTGTACGAGAGCGGTGATTCCACCGGTGACGTGTCGCTTGCCGCACTGATGCGCGGCGAGATGCCGCGCGCGGCTGAAGCCGAGTGCGGGATCGCACAGATCGCCGAACGCATCGTGGTAGGCGGCTGGCCGGCAACGCTCGATCTCGACGTCGGTCGTGCGGCTCGGGCGAATCACGACTACCTCGAGCAGGTCAGTCGCGTCGACGTGCGACACGTCGCTGGCCCGCGAAGGGATCCTCAGCGGGTCCAGCGGCTGTTGGCCGCTCTCGCTCGAAACGTTGCCACCGAAGCTCCTGATGCTCGCCTGGCCGACGACGCGGGTGACGGGAACCAGCCGTTGAATCGGCACACCGTCAGGGACTACCTCGATGCGCTGGAACGGCTCATGCTCGTGGAGGACCAGCCGGCTTGGGCGCCGCATCTTCGGTCACGCCGGCGCGTGCGCCGATCGGCCAAGCGCCACTTCGTCGATCCCTCGCTCGCGGCTGCCGCCTTGCGGGCGGAGCCGGCGCGGCTCCTCGAGGACCTGGGGCTGCTCGGGCGCCTCTTCGAGTCGCTCGTGGTGCGCGATCTGCGCGTACTCTCCCAGGCGATCGACGGCGGAGTGCGCCACTACCGCGATGACGCCGGCATCGAAGTCGACGCGATCATCGAGCTGGCCGACGGCAGATGGGCCGCGTTCGAAGTCAAGCTCGGTCAGGGCCAGATCGAGCAGGGCGCGACGACGCTGCGACGCTTCTGCGAATCCGTCGACACCGACCGAAGCGGATCGCCGGCTGGGCTCACCGTCATTTGCCCCGGCGGCTACGCCTATCAGCGCGTTGACGGCGTCAACGTCGTACCGCTCACCGCGCTCGGGCCGTAG
- a CDS encoding helix-turn-helix domain-containing protein, translating to MTGSDLEFRHVDASPEDPVETWPGEAIQAALERGGLSDWRRLAAAIRADPWGRVARVVEEIAGWGELYGVDALMQRVIASARRDVDAAARARYAAVVRDARARTGLSLRAFARLVGTSSSRMSEYERGRTAPTTEVLGRIEDISGRHDRERRR from the coding sequence ATGACCGGCTCGGATCTTGAGTTCCGCCATGTTGACGCCTCACCCGAGGATCCCGTCGAGACGTGGCCGGGCGAGGCGATCCAGGCCGCGCTTGAGCGTGGCGGACTGTCCGATTGGCGGCGCCTGGCCGCGGCGATCCGAGCCGACCCGTGGGGCAGGGTCGCGCGGGTCGTGGAGGAGATCGCGGGCTGGGGGGAGCTGTACGGCGTGGACGCGTTGATGCAGCGGGTGATCGCGAGCGCGCGCCGCGACGTCGACGCCGCGGCCCGTGCTCGCTACGCGGCCGTGGTCCGCGACGCGCGGGCCCGAACCGGGCTGTCGCTGCGGGCGTTCGCGCGGCTGGTCGGGACCTCGTCCTCCCGCATGAGCGAGTACGAGCGAGGGCGCACGGCACCAACCACCGAGGTGCTCGGGCGTATCGAGGACATCTCCGGCCGTCACGATCGCGAGCGTCGCCGCTGA
- a CDS encoding GntR family transcriptional regulator — protein sequence MSTSRDQRADDLGTQLRTAILEGEFAPGERLVEAELSRRFDETRAAVRQALIQLDGEGLVERERNRGAKVRAISLDEAIEITEARAVLEGLAAAKAARSATDDERERLRELIAGMREAVEDSDIVRYSTLTHAVHDAVREMARQDTVAKLLERLRYESVRYHFGVALLPGRPQVGLREHDELVEAIVAGEAEQAEKIMREHLMSVIDALRQLSNEDSRRLLPGGRYS from the coding sequence ATGAGCACGAGTCGCGACCAACGCGCCGACGACCTCGGCACGCAGCTACGAACGGCGATCCTCGAAGGTGAGTTCGCCCCGGGCGAGCGCCTCGTCGAGGCCGAACTCTCCAGGCGCTTCGACGAAACCCGAGCAGCCGTTCGCCAGGCCCTCATCCAGCTCGACGGAGAGGGCCTCGTGGAGCGCGAGCGCAACCGGGGCGCCAAGGTCCGCGCCATCAGCCTGGACGAAGCGATCGAGATCACCGAGGCCCGTGCCGTCCTGGAGGGCCTTGCCGCCGCCAAAGCCGCCCGCAGCGCAACCGACGATGAGCGCGAACGGCTGCGGGAGCTCATCGCCGGGATGCGCGAGGCCGTCGAGGACAGCGACATCGTCCGCTATAGCACCCTGACCCACGCCGTTCATGACGCTGTCCGCGAGATGGCTCGACAGGACACGGTCGCAAAGCTCCTCGAGCGGCTGCGTTACGAGAGCGTCCGATACCACTTCGGCGTGGCGCTGCTGCCCGGGCGTCCCCAAGTCGGACTCCGCGAGCACGACGAGCTCGTTGAGGCGATCGTTGCCGGGGAAGCCGAGCAAGCGGAGAAGATCATGCGCGAGCACCTCATGAGCGTCATCGATGCGTTGCGGCAGTTGTCAAATGAGGATTCCCGGCGGCTCCTGCCAGGCGGTAGGTACTCGTAG
- a CDS encoding enoyl-CoA hydratase/isomerase family protein, translating to MEDDATTFEVRNRIATVTLNRPARLNAIGQQAREELIAHFARVNDDEEIWAAVVTGAGTRAFSVGGDLKEMSDYGRERTSFPVPMGGTQRNLYESLLEVYKPTIAAVDGYAIAGGFELAMACDLRVAGRGSQFGMPEAQRGLGANFASVVLPRLVPRGIALELLYTGRFASAEEAERWGLVNSLVEDGAALDAALALAERLTANAPLSLRRYKHMATKGWELPVSAALRLDAGPNPYVSADREEGVAAFNAGREPQWAGR from the coding sequence GTGGAAGACGACGCAACGACGTTCGAGGTTCGCAACCGCATCGCGACAGTGACCCTGAACCGCCCGGCGCGGCTGAACGCAATCGGACAGCAAGCGCGCGAGGAGCTGATCGCGCACTTCGCTCGGGTCAACGACGACGAGGAGATCTGGGCGGCGGTGGTAACCGGTGCCGGCACCCGGGCGTTCTCGGTCGGCGGCGACCTCAAGGAGATGAGCGATTACGGCCGAGAGCGCACGTCGTTCCCGGTGCCGATGGGAGGCACGCAGCGCAACCTCTACGAGTCGCTGCTGGAGGTCTACAAACCCACGATCGCCGCGGTCGACGGCTACGCGATCGCGGGTGGGTTCGAACTCGCGATGGCGTGCGACCTGCGGGTGGCGGGCCGCGGCTCGCAGTTCGGGATGCCCGAGGCGCAGCGGGGACTCGGGGCCAACTTCGCCAGCGTTGTCCTCCCCCGCCTCGTTCCTCGCGGAATTGCCCTCGAGCTGCTGTACACCGGGCGGTTCGCATCCGCGGAGGAGGCCGAGCGGTGGGGCCTCGTGAACAGCCTCGTCGAGGACGGCGCCGCGCTCGATGCGGCGCTCGCTCTCGCCGAGCGGCTCACCGCGAACGCGCCACTCAGCCTCCGGCGCTACAAGCACATGGCCACGAAGGGCTGGGAGCTCCCGGTCTCCGCGGCGCTCCGCCTCGACGCGGGCCCCAACCCATACGTGAGCGCCGACCGCGAGGAGGGCGTCGCGGCCTTCAACGCGGGCCGCGAACCCCAGTGGGCGGGCCGCTGA
- a CDS encoding citramalate synthase: MSNPQVHLVEESMREGMQIESVEITTEAKIRLLDALSATGLRRIIVGSFVSPKWVPQMADIEDVIAGFTPAPGVEYTALTLNRRGWERMQAHMPPLVARSERPQTVAHLCDVFPRRNANRSQQDEIDGWSRTIEGARESGATEAGIGANAAWGSNWVGGFSAGDVIALLERQDAAWREAGIDVASVFLGDPMGWNAPHEVRETVERIAARWPEVRRLHLHLHNTRGLALASAYAAIEALDDRYEVTIDASVGGFGGCPYCGNGRAAGMIPTEDLVHLLGAMDISTGVDMDRLLDAVEVAEEVVGRALYGHVSKAGPRPTSVDELYPMDLPLVETLEEATHFRDRSVVGDGAGRRPWPEPIVSQQRQRVVS; encoded by the coding sequence ATGAGCAATCCGCAGGTCCACCTTGTCGAGGAAAGCATGCGTGAGGGCATGCAGATCGAGAGCGTCGAAATCACCACCGAGGCCAAGATCCGCTTGCTCGACGCCCTGTCGGCAACGGGACTACGTCGCATCATCGTCGGATCGTTCGTGAGTCCGAAGTGGGTGCCGCAGATGGCCGACATCGAGGACGTGATCGCTGGCTTCACCCCGGCCCCCGGAGTCGAGTACACCGCGCTCACGCTGAACCGGCGGGGCTGGGAGCGGATGCAGGCCCATATGCCGCCGCTGGTGGCGCGCAGTGAGCGGCCACAGACGGTGGCCCACCTCTGTGACGTCTTCCCGCGGCGCAACGCGAACCGCTCACAGCAGGACGAGATCGACGGCTGGTCGCGGACCATCGAGGGCGCGCGGGAGTCGGGTGCGACCGAGGCGGGCATCGGCGCGAACGCGGCTTGGGGGTCGAACTGGGTCGGCGGGTTCAGCGCGGGGGACGTCATCGCCCTGCTCGAGCGGCAGGACGCGGCCTGGCGCGAGGCAGGCATCGACGTGGCCAGCGTCTTCCTTGGCGACCCGATGGGGTGGAACGCGCCACACGAGGTCCGTGAGACGGTGGAGCGGATCGCGGCGCGCTGGCCCGAGGTGCGCCGGCTGCACCTGCATCTGCACAATACTCGGGGCCTCGCGTTGGCCTCGGCGTACGCAGCGATCGAGGCGCTCGACGACCGTTACGAGGTCACGATCGATGCCTCGGTCGGTGGCTTCGGTGGCTGCCCCTACTGCGGCAACGGCCGAGCGGCGGGCATGATCCCCACTGAGGATCTCGTCCACCTCCTCGGGGCCATGGACATCTCGACTGGCGTCGACATGGACCGCCTGCTCGACGCGGTCGAGGTGGCCGAGGAAGTGGTGGGTCGCGCACTGTACGGCCACGTCTCCAAGGCCGGGCCGCGCCCGACCTCCGTCGACGAGCTCTACCCGATGGACCTGCCGCTCGTGGAGACACTCGAGGAGGCCACCCACTTCCGCGATCGGTCGGTGGTCGGCGACGGGGCGGGTCGTCGCCCGTGGCCGGAACCGATCGTGTCGCAGCAGAGGCAACGCGTTGTCAGCTAG